A genomic window from Tenebrio molitor chromosome X, icTenMoli1.1, whole genome shotgun sequence includes:
- the LOC138140101 gene encoding uncharacterized protein, which yields MTIFKHNLVVFILMPLLLDQTFGEDKFRYPNWKFHFLPGTGMGLFMAVAVPLDLPNKNAYLAYNFEANYLVPGNETYFEYPPLIERRIDRKLIYTALETKMESNGYPGRPCLLRTICEAARHTTEHANGVLGDIMHILFTPSTSNNTDLPTDYEDAEKQGSKESDCTVYNKNCTTSFLDLISWIGHSIFQYRCRRLPTQYVIIIMNFKKILLSLTISIIIKSTNGDGSFTFPNPIRFPYSETQGPFIGLFLALSLPLELPEYNVFFSYNMEANYVLPQNETEFSYPPLVSKRSWDRRFIYDMLEYKLKSHGYSGRNCLLRAICETSLYSSENTGILGDMLHILLTPSSSTDENIHDDYKKAEQSGKTRRNCRKYKKNCSISFLNLISWVGHYFTN from the exons ATGACCATTTTCAAGCACAATTTGGTTGTCTTCATTTTAATGCCGCTACTGCTGGACCAAACTTTCGGCGAGGACAAATTCAGATATCCCAACTggaagtttcattttttaccGGGAACTGGCATGGGG CTGTTTATGGCGGTCGCTGTACCTTTAGATCTGCCAAACAAAAATGCCTATTTGGCTTACAATTTCGAAGCTAATTATTTGGTGCCAGGAAACGAAACTTATTTCGAATATCCTCCTCTGATCGAAAGGAGAATCGACAGGAAATTAATTTACACCGCACTGGAAACTAAAATGGAATC AAACGGTTACCCAGGTAGGCCTTGTCTGCTGCGCACCATTTGCGAGGCGGCGCGGCACACCACCGAGCACGCCAACGGAGTTCTCGGCGACATTATGCATATACTTTTCAC GCCATCGACTTCAAACAATACTGATCTACCTACAGATTATGAAGATGCGGAGAAACAAGGAAGCAAGGAAAGTGATTGCACTgtgtacaataaaaattgtacgACCAGTTTCCTAGATCTAATTAGTTGGATTGGGCACTCGATA TTTCAGTACAGGTGCCGTCGATTACCCACGCAGTATGTTATAATTATCATGaatttcaagaaaattttgttaagtTTGACCATTAGCATCATTATAAAATCAACGAACGGAGACGGCTCGTTTACATTTCCAAATCCTATTAGATTCCCTTATAGCGAAACCCAAGGCCCTTTTATAGGA TTATTTTTAGCTCTTTCCCTGCCGCTGGAACTCCCAGAATATAATGTATTTTTCTCTTATAACATGGAAGCTAACTACGTTTTGCCTCAAAACGAGACCGAATTTTCTTATCCACCTTTAGTTTCGAAAAGGTCCTGGGATCGCAGATTTATCTACGACATGCTGGAATATAAACTCAAATC GCATGGCTATTCGGGAAGAAATTGCCTGTTGCGGGCAATATGCGAAACGTCGCTTTATAGTTCAGAAAATACCGGTATATTAGGCGATATGTTGCACATACTGTTGAC ACCTTCCAGCTCGACTGACGAAAATATTCATGACGACTACAAAAAGGCTGAACAAAGCGGAAAAACTCGAAGAAACTGCAGGAAATACAAAAAGAATTGCTCAATTagctttttaaatttaattagttGGGTAGGACATTATTTTACaaactaa
- the Cmpk gene encoding UMP-CMP kinase → MVSGFLRAGLGLLNMAKPKVIFVLGAPGAGKGTQCQKIVDRFGYMHLSAGDLLREERAKPDSQYGELIESYIQEGKIVPVEITCSLLESAMKKSGKDKFLIDGFPRNQNNLEGWNKAVAQNVNLLFVLFFECPREACVERCLGRGAAGSGRSDDNMQSLQKRFNTYITETQPIIKYYEERNLVRTIDANTSPDEVFEEVKKVFENFEAGGDF, encoded by the exons ATGGTGTCTGGTTTTCTGAGAGCTGGTCTAGGTCTCCTGAACATGGCTAAACCCaaagttatttttgttttggggGCTCCTGGAGCAGGAAAGGGGACACAGTGTCAGAAAATTGTAGAC AGATTTGGGTACATGCATTTATCAGCTGGAGATCTGCTTCGAGAGGAGAGAGCCAAGCCGGACTCGCAGTACGGTGAATTAATAGAAAGCTACATTCAGGAGGGTAAAATAGTTCCGGTGGAAATAACTTGCAGTCTGTTAGAAAGTGCTATGAAGAAGTCGGGTAAAGACAAGTTTTTAATTGACGGTTTTCCCAGGAATCAAAACAATTTAGAGGGGTGGAACAAAGCTGTCGCCCAGAACGTTAATTTgctatttgttttgttttttgagtgCCCAAGAGAG GCTTGTGTTGAGCGGTGCTTAGGTCGAGGCGCCGCCGGCAGCGGACGTTCCGACGACAACATGCAGAGTCTACAAAAGCGGTTTAACACTTACATTACGGAAACCCAACCCATCATAAAATATTATGAAGAGAGAAATTTGGTTCGAACTATTGACGCGAACACATCTCCCGACGAGGTGTTTGAAGAAGTCAAAAAGGTATTTGAAAACTTCGAAGCTgggggtgatttttaa
- the LOC138140485 gene encoding uncharacterized protein has protein sequence MAISLTTDWSKIRYIMVVIFYISALLASTIATGLSTSGKQKRQLFREHLLPQQGGKIPDSALDPSRLILNKFSQNGLYSPDGYHLEQRHPDSHHAPKQHFPNTVKVHPYQDNRYVAPPGRYSGLQTLDTTYLIRDPVNYVLFPPIRHYTPLPFFPQSSLKILRHFKYSKVNNNHDGSWNEILPPNEFPAKPQYGGYAVAPVKLRQAQKEQQQDFSKIPGVPGVDYPLFHSVPPTSFSCKHVPALPGIYANVETGCQAYHVCHDGREGEQGASFLCTNGTVFNQAEFACDWWYNVNCHEAPNLFRLNLDPLKNPYVPKPKPEELAKFVPVNKY, from the exons ATGGCCATATCGCTGACAACTGATTGGTCCAAAATTCGCTACATCATGGTCGTTATATTTTACATAAGTGCCCTTCTGGCGTCGACCATCGCAACAGGATTGTCGACTTCGGGAAAA CAAAAGAGACAGTTATTTCGCGAGCATTTGCTTCCTCAACAAGGAGGGAAAATTCCGGATAGCGCATTAGATCCTAGTCGGctcattttaaacaaatttagtCAGAATGGACTCTACAGTCCGGATGGGTACCACCTGGAGCAGAGACACCCCGACAGTCACCACGCCCCCAAACAGCACTTTCCCAACACTGTTAAG GTGCACCCTTATCAAGATAATAGATACGTTGCACCCCCAGGACGATATAGTGGTCTACAGACTCTAGATACAACCTACCTCATTCGAGACCCCGTAAACTATGTGCTTTTCCCACCGATACGCCATTATACTCCTCTTCCTTTCTTTCCCCAGTCTTCcttgaaaattttacgacATTTCAAATACTCTAAAGTCAATAACAATCACGACGGTTCTTGGAATGAAATTTTACCACCAAACGAGTTTCCAGCCAAG ccCCAATACGGGGGCTACGCCGTAGCTCCAGTGAAGCTGCGCCAGGCCCAGAAAGAACAACAGCAAGACTTCAGCAAAATCCCTGGAGTTCCGGGGGTAGACTACCCCCTGTTCCAttccgtaccccccacgagcTTCTCCTGCAAGCACGTTCCGGCCCTTCCGGGCATTTACGCGAACGTCGAAACTGGCTGCCAA GCCTATCACGTCTGCCACGACGGTCGCGAGGGTGAGCAAGGAGCCTCCTTTTTGTGTACCAACGGTACAGTTTTCAACCAGGCGGAATTCGCTTGCGACTGGTGGTACAACGTGAACTGTCACGAAGCCCCAAATCTCTTCAGGTTGAATCTGGACCCGCTGAAGAACCCCTACGTTCCCAAACCCAAACCCGAAGAACTCGCAAAGTTTGTGCCTGTTAATAAGTACTAA
- the BBS5 gene encoding Bardet-Biedl syndrome 5 protein homolog, whose translation MSLTWEDKEVRFDIPFTEMRLKIGEKIIDRLENIEDTKGNGGDRGRLIVTNIRVLWHSVASPRVNLSIGFNCVVTISTKVVNSKLRGTTQALHILTTSNGTRFEFIFTNLVPGSMRHFTSVMGVHKAYISSKLYRELKLRGAVIHNKQLKILPLEQVFSTLHGVWNLSSDQGSLGTFIVTNVRLVWFADMNEGFNISLPYLQISSIRVRDSKFGTALVVTSSDTSGSYILGFRVDPEEKLRNLYKELSSLHSVYKGNPIFGVEYKWCSNKNEEPNEKLVEDVVEIEEPKGEMSNTLAAYLADEGHAKDRPPVYSADLGLAIESVKEGFTLQKLWEVLPS comes from the exons ATGTCGCTCACGTGGGAAGATAAAGAAGTCCGATTTGACATACCTTTTAC GGAGATGAGATTGAAGATTGGGGAAAAAATCATTGACAGGTTAGAAAACATCGAAGATACCAAAGGGAATGGAGGCGACAGAGGCAGACTTATTGTCACCAACATACGAGTTTTGTGGCATTCCGTCGCAAGTCCTCGAGTTAATTTAT CAATAGGATTTAACTGCGTGGTAACTATTAGCACAAAAGTTGTCAATTCG AAATTGAGAGGAACCACACAGGCACTTCATATTTTGACAACTTCGAATGGAACAagatttgaatttattttcaccAATTTAGTGCCCGGAAGCATGAGACATTTCACATCAGTGATGGGGGTTCATAA GGCTTATATATCGTCAAAATTGTACCGAGAGTTGAAACTTCGTGGAGCTGTCATCCACAACAAACAACTGAAGATACTACCTTTAGAACAAGTGTTCTCCACTTTGCACGGCGTGTGGAACCTGTCAAGCGACCAAGGAAGCTTGGGAACTTTCATCGTGACCAACGTTCGTCTGGTCTGGTTTGCAGACATGAACGAGGGTTTCAATATTTCCCTCCCCTACTTACAAATAAGTTCT ATAAGAGTCAGAGATTCGAAATTTGGGACGGCGCTAGTGGTCACAAGTTCAGACACCAGCGGTTCTTACATCTTAGGTTTTCGTGTGGATCCTGAAGAGAAGCTGAGGAACTTGTACAAAGAACTGAGTTCGTTGCATTCAGTTTACAAAGGCAATCCGATTTTTGGGGTCGAGTACAAATGGTGCAGTAACAAGAATGAGGAGCCAAACGAGAAGCTCGTCGAGGATGTTGTGGAGATTGAAGAGCCCAAGGGTGAAATGTCCAATACTTTGGCTGCTTACTTGGCCGACGAAGGACACGCCAAGGATAGACCACCTGTTTATTCGGCGGATTTGGGGTTGGCAATCGAAAGTGTGAAAGAGggttttactttgcaaaaatTGTGGGAGGTTCTACCTTCGTAG